The Amycolatopsis sp. 195334CR genome window below encodes:
- a CDS encoding DUF4118 domain-containing protein, whose protein sequence is MEPETETPPRRGELRIYLGAAPGVGKTFAMLGEARRRLERGTDVVIGLVETHGRRKTAELLDGLEVVPRRASEHRGREFTEMDVDGLLARKPEVAVVDELAHTNVPGSRNEKRWQDVDELLDAGIDVLSTVNVQHLQSLNDVVQRITGATQYETVPDEVVRRAEQLELVDITPEALRRRLAHGNVYPADRIDAALGNYFRPGNLTALRELALLWVADQVDVALQRYRAEQKITDTWETRERVVVSITGGPESETLIRRGSRIANRAGAELLVLHILRGDGLTGLGPTAVGRYRKLADELGATFHTVVGDDVPSALLDFARGVNATQLVIGTSRRSRVARLFDEGIGATVVQRSGPIDVHMVTHDEAGGRLRATLSRSPLTPSRRLWGWVLSVVAPGVATALGLLLREQVDFSTDVVGYVLATVVVALVGGLGPALVAAAFSGGLLNFFFTEPRYQLTVQEPRNVITLVAMIVVAILVAAVVDAAARRAAQAARARTEAALLASYARTVLTHAQPVDRLLEKVRENFGLTSVALVEKKSGSWRRVAQTGLDPCTKPDDADVDIPVTGDVHLVLRGRALPAADRGVLEAAAGQALLALRQQRMAATADEAQRKAEATELRTALLSAVGHDLRTPLTSIKAAVGSLRADDIQLSEEDTGELLEAIELSADRLAGLVDNLLDSSRLATGAVRPHLRAVGYDEVVALALSNVDGSAAVRAEVADDVPWVTADPGLLERVVANVVDNALRHGSAPVSVRASAHASYVELRIVDHGRGLKKGAAESAFAPFQRLGDRNAAPGVGLGLSVAKGFTEAMGGTIRAEDTPGGGLTVVVSLPKWNGEA, encoded by the coding sequence GTGGAGCCGGAAACCGAAACCCCGCCGCGCCGAGGTGAGCTGCGCATCTACCTCGGCGCGGCCCCGGGCGTCGGCAAGACCTTCGCCATGCTCGGGGAGGCGCGGCGGCGGCTGGAGCGGGGCACGGACGTGGTGATCGGGCTGGTCGAGACGCACGGCCGCAGGAAGACCGCGGAACTGCTCGACGGCCTGGAGGTGGTCCCGCGGCGGGCCAGCGAGCACCGCGGGCGCGAGTTCACCGAGATGGACGTCGACGGCCTGCTGGCCCGCAAGCCCGAGGTCGCCGTGGTCGACGAGCTGGCGCACACCAACGTGCCCGGTTCGCGCAACGAGAAGCGGTGGCAGGACGTCGACGAGCTGCTCGACGCCGGGATCGACGTGCTGTCCACGGTCAACGTCCAGCACCTGCAGAGCCTCAACGACGTGGTGCAGCGCATCACCGGTGCCACCCAGTACGAGACCGTGCCGGACGAGGTGGTGCGCCGCGCCGAGCAGCTGGAGCTGGTGGACATCACGCCGGAGGCGCTGCGGCGGCGCCTGGCGCACGGCAACGTCTACCCGGCCGACCGCATCGACGCCGCGCTGGGCAACTACTTCCGGCCGGGCAACCTCACCGCGTTGCGGGAGCTGGCCCTGCTGTGGGTGGCCGACCAGGTCGACGTCGCGCTGCAGCGGTACCGCGCCGAGCAGAAGATCACCGACACCTGGGAGACCAGGGAACGCGTGGTCGTCTCGATCACCGGCGGGCCGGAGAGCGAGACGCTGATCCGGCGGGGCAGCCGGATCGCCAACCGCGCCGGTGCCGAGTTGCTGGTGCTGCACATCCTGCGCGGTGACGGGCTCACCGGGCTCGGGCCGACCGCCGTCGGGCGGTACCGCAAGCTCGCCGACGAACTCGGCGCCACCTTCCACACCGTCGTCGGCGACGACGTGCCCAGCGCGCTGCTCGACTTCGCGCGCGGGGTGAACGCGACGCAGCTGGTGATCGGCACCTCGCGGCGGTCGCGGGTGGCGCGGCTGTTCGACGAGGGCATCGGCGCCACCGTGGTGCAGCGCTCCGGGCCGATCGACGTGCACATGGTCACCCACGACGAGGCGGGCGGGCGGCTGCGGGCGACGCTGAGCCGCAGCCCGCTGACGCCGTCTCGGCGGCTGTGGGGCTGGGTGCTGTCGGTGGTCGCGCCGGGGGTGGCCACCGCGCTCGGGTTGCTGCTGCGCGAGCAGGTCGACTTCTCCACCGACGTGGTCGGGTACGTGCTGGCCACCGTGGTGGTCGCGCTCGTCGGCGGGCTCGGGCCGGCACTGGTGGCGGCGGCGTTCTCCGGTGGGCTGCTGAACTTCTTCTTCACCGAACCGCGGTACCAGCTGACCGTGCAGGAACCGCGGAACGTGATCACGCTGGTGGCGATGATCGTGGTGGCGATACTGGTGGCCGCGGTGGTGGACGCGGCGGCCAGACGGGCCGCGCAGGCCGCGCGGGCGCGCACCGAGGCCGCGCTGCTGGCGTCCTACGCGCGCACGGTGCTCACGCACGCCCAGCCGGTCGACCGGCTGCTGGAGAAGGTGCGGGAGAACTTCGGGCTCACCTCGGTGGCGCTGGTGGAGAAGAAGTCCGGGTCCTGGCGACGGGTGGCGCAGACCGGGCTCGACCCGTGCACCAAACCGGACGACGCGGACGTGGACATCCCGGTGACCGGCGACGTGCACCTGGTGCTGCGCGGGCGGGCGCTGCCCGCGGCCGATCGCGGCGTGCTGGAGGCGGCGGCCGGGCAGGCGCTGCTCGCCCTGCGCCAGCAGCGCATGGCGGCCACCGCGGACGAGGCGCAGCGCAAGGCCGAGGCCACCGAACTGCGGACCGCGCTGCTGTCCGCCGTCGGGCACGACCTGCGCACCCCGCTGACCTCGATCAAGGCCGCGGTGGGCAGCCTGCGCGCCGACGACATCCAGCTGTCCGAAGAGGACACCGGGGAACTGCTGGAGGCGATCGAGCTGTCCGCCGACCGGCTGGCCGGGCTGGTGGACAACCTGCTCGACTCCTCGCGGCTGGCCACCGGCGCGGTGCGCCCGCACCTGCGCGCGGTCGGCTACGACGAGGTGGTCGCGCTCGCTTTGTCCAATGTGGATGGCTCGGCGGCGGTGCGCGCCGAGGTGGCCGACGACGTGCCGTGGGTGACGGCCGATCCCGGCCTGCTGGAGCGGGTGGTGGCGAACGTGGTGGACAACGCGCTGCGGCACGGTTCGGCGCCGGTGTCGGTACGGGCCAGCGCGCACGCGTCCTATGTGGAGCTCCGCATCGTGGATCACGGGCGGGGGTTGAAGAAGGGGGCCGCGGAGTCGGCGTTCGCGCCGTTCCAGCGGCTCGGTGACCGCAACGCCGCGCCGGGGGTCGGGCTCGGCCTGTCCGTGGCGAAGGGCTTCACCGAGGCGATGGGCGGCACGATCAGGGCGGAGGACACCCCCGGCGGCGGGCTGACCGTGGTCGTCTCGCTGCCGAAGTGGAATGGAGAAGCATGA
- a CDS encoding VOC family protein has product MVSQLQNVAIDAVNAYELARFWSEVTGFPLHPEDNPGDEETEVMLPDGPILHFNQVPEAKTAQKNRLHLCLRPETTREEETERLLALGATLVADRREPDGSGWVVLADPEGNEFCVLRSAAERAG; this is encoded by the coding sequence ATGGTTTCCCAGCTGCAGAACGTCGCGATCGACGCGGTCAACGCCTACGAACTGGCTCGCTTCTGGAGCGAGGTGACCGGCTTCCCGCTCCACCCGGAGGACAATCCGGGTGACGAGGAGACGGAGGTGATGCTCCCCGACGGCCCCATCCTGCACTTCAACCAGGTCCCCGAGGCGAAAACCGCGCAGAAGAACCGGCTCCACCTCTGCCTCCGCCCCGAAACCACGCGCGAAGAGGAAACCGAGCGCCTCCTGGCCCTCGGCGCCACCCTGGTCGCGGACCGCCGCGAACCGGACGGCTCGGGCTGGGTCGTGCTCGCCGACCCCGAGGGCAACGAGTTCTGCGTACTCCGCAGCGCCGCCGAACGAGCCGGCTAA
- a CDS encoding sodium:solute symporter has translation MRAVDLAIIAIFLVGMPVLGIVIGGRQKSGNDYFVGEGKISWWVACLSVVSAETSTLTVLSVPTVAYIATPGAGGMTYLSLAIGYILGRIVVSFVLLPRYVAGNLVTAYAFLGKRFGSGLQGTASVTFLLTRTAADGIRLFATAIPVKVVLGAYGLNVSYWAIVIALGIAMVIYSFFGGVRAVVWVDAIQMLWYVLGGIVVIWVLAANLPDGWFSRAVDANKFQLLDFSSNPLTGQYAIITAVIGGAVLSMASHGSDQLIVQRLQATNDLRAAQKALIASGVVVFLQFALFLFIGVMLWAFYNGLDPVKQLGLNTNDELFANYIVTELPSGLSGFVIAGILAAALSSSLGALASSTVTDVYERVIGRQLSDEERLKQGRIWTIIWAGILIVFAGFFASFTSTSDPIVVQALGITGYTYGALLGAFLLGLLIKKARQPDAIAAFVVTVLVMAFVILGVKFDKASGALLGVDFSKAGGNNVALAFPWYTLAGVIITLIVGGLLSLRHSTPDPKSAEATAAPVDKAA, from the coding sequence ATGCGCGCAGTCGACCTCGCGATAATCGCGATCTTTCTGGTGGGGATGCCGGTACTCGGCATCGTGATCGGCGGCCGGCAGAAGTCCGGTAACGACTATTTCGTCGGCGAGGGCAAGATCTCGTGGTGGGTGGCCTGCCTCTCGGTGGTGTCGGCGGAAACGTCGACGCTGACCGTGTTGTCGGTGCCCACGGTCGCCTACATAGCCACGCCCGGTGCGGGCGGGATGACCTATTTGTCGCTGGCGATCGGGTACATCCTCGGTCGCATCGTGGTTTCTTTCGTGCTGCTGCCCCGGTACGTGGCGGGCAACCTGGTGACCGCGTACGCCTTCCTCGGCAAGCGGTTCGGCAGCGGGCTGCAGGGCACCGCCTCGGTGACCTTCCTGCTCACCCGCACCGCGGCCGACGGGATCCGGCTGTTCGCCACCGCGATCCCGGTGAAGGTGGTGCTCGGCGCGTACGGCCTGAACGTGTCGTACTGGGCGATCGTGATCGCGCTCGGCATCGCGATGGTGATCTACAGCTTCTTCGGCGGGGTGCGCGCCGTGGTGTGGGTCGACGCCATCCAGATGCTCTGGTACGTGCTCGGCGGCATCGTGGTGATCTGGGTGCTGGCGGCCAACCTGCCCGACGGCTGGTTCTCGCGAGCCGTCGACGCGAACAAGTTCCAGTTGCTCGACTTCTCGTCGAACCCGCTGACCGGGCAGTACGCGATCATCACCGCGGTGATCGGTGGCGCGGTGCTGTCGATGGCCTCGCACGGGTCCGACCAGCTGATCGTGCAGCGCCTCCAGGCCACGAACGACCTGCGCGCGGCGCAGAAGGCGCTGATCGCCTCGGGCGTGGTGGTGTTCCTGCAGTTCGCGCTGTTCCTGTTCATCGGCGTGATGCTGTGGGCGTTCTACAACGGACTGGACCCGGTCAAGCAACTGGGGCTGAACACGAACGACGAACTGTTCGCGAACTACATCGTGACCGAGCTGCCCAGCGGGTTGTCGGGCTTCGTGATCGCCGGGATCCTCGCCGCCGCACTGAGTTCCTCGCTCGGCGCGCTGGCGTCCTCGACGGTCACCGATGTGTACGAACGGGTCATCGGCAGGCAACTGTCCGATGAGGAGCGACTGAAGCAGGGTCGCATCTGGACGATCATCTGGGCCGGGATCCTGATCGTGTTCGCCGGTTTCTTCGCCTCGTTCACCTCGACCAGCGACCCGATCGTGGTGCAGGCGCTGGGCATCACCGGGTACACCTACGGCGCGCTGCTCGGCGCGTTCCTGCTCGGGCTGCTGATCAAGAAGGCGCGGCAGCCGGACGCGATCGCCGCCTTCGTGGTCACCGTGCTGGTGATGGCGTTCGTGATCCTCGGGGTGAAGTTCGACAAGGCGAGCGGTGCGCTGCTCGGCGTGGACTTCTCGAAGGCGGGCGGGAACAACGTGGCGCTGGCGTTCCCGTGGTACACGCTGGCCGGGGTGATCATCACCCTGATCGTGGGCGGCCTGCTCTCGCTGCGGCACTCGACGCCGGACCCGAAGTCGGCCGAAGCCACCGCCGCCCCGGTCGACAAGGCGGCTTAG
- a CDS encoding LppA family lipoprotein has product MTLAGDATVMAGSGTVFLTAVACAFALGACGSPGSRWSELTRRPDIDEAVARYGELTNEIAGALSAKFGLPPWETADDRDPGCADFPEAAPGDALTSTRTSSTPARIPPDQWPRAAITVERTASAHGFTIDDLGSRSVSFHDAYAAKLTVDATSESTTIRVRTGCHLLPEAKQRASRAP; this is encoded by the coding sequence GTGACTCTGGCAGGGGACGCGACGGTCATGGCGGGATCCGGCACGGTGTTCCTGACGGCAGTGGCCTGCGCCTTCGCCCTCGGCGCCTGCGGGAGCCCCGGCAGCCGGTGGAGCGAACTCACCCGGCGGCCGGACATCGACGAGGCCGTGGCGCGGTACGGAGAACTGACGAACGAGATCGCCGGTGCACTCAGCGCCAAATTCGGCCTGCCCCCGTGGGAAACCGCGGACGATCGCGATCCGGGCTGCGCCGACTTCCCCGAGGCGGCTCCCGGGGACGCCCTGACCTCGACCCGGACGAGCAGCACCCCGGCGAGGATCCCGCCGGACCAGTGGCCGCGGGCCGCGATCACCGTCGAGCGAACGGCTTCAGCCCACGGGTTCACCATCGACGACCTCGGCTCACGCAGCGTCAGCTTCCACGACGCCTACGCCGCGAAGCTCACGGTCGACGCCACTTCGGAGAGCACCACCATCCGCGTGCGGACCGGCTGTCACCTGCTTCCCGAGGCGAAGCAGCGCGCATCCCGCGCTCCTTAG
- a CDS encoding DUF3239 domain-containing protein: MPRVSESAWPAGDPRRFFDAPIDADQLRASSPNIHARAIAVAVGLVAGVVLVALGWWAIADGRWWSVVLGVLVVLAGLYAVVRGFRAEHAVKPFRGGQLVPGVVVQQADGKVEILVLGDISRDPVSPPRFAYRLISFRAREGTQFVPGQWVPCVMHGFVGPGRRDTWWNFEASPVSWATADATVLQNADRMIPEAEWTQLLTGAEQLTELRRRMSRLLVIPDTELPDGLRRPVSRIGVPVEWQETGRARFVGSLSDRVHPAIP; the protein is encoded by the coding sequence ATGCCCCGGGTGAGTGAGTCAGCGTGGCCGGCGGGTGACCCGCGGCGATTCTTCGACGCTCCGATCGATGCCGACCAGCTGCGCGCGAGCAGCCCCAACATCCACGCCAGGGCCATCGCGGTGGCCGTCGGCCTGGTGGCCGGGGTGGTGCTGGTCGCGCTGGGCTGGTGGGCCATCGCCGACGGGCGGTGGTGGTCGGTGGTGCTGGGCGTGCTCGTGGTCCTCGCCGGGCTGTACGCGGTGGTGCGCGGCTTCCGCGCCGAGCACGCGGTCAAGCCCTTCCGTGGTGGGCAGCTCGTCCCGGGCGTGGTGGTCCAGCAGGCCGACGGCAAGGTCGAAATCCTGGTCCTCGGCGACATCTCGCGCGACCCGGTCTCACCACCGCGCTTCGCCTACCGGCTGATTTCGTTCCGCGCCCGCGAGGGCACGCAGTTCGTGCCCGGCCAGTGGGTCCCGTGCGTCATGCACGGGTTCGTCGGTCCCGGCCGCCGGGACACCTGGTGGAACTTCGAGGCGTCCCCCGTCTCCTGGGCCACCGCCGACGCGACCGTGCTGCAGAACGCGGACCGGATGATCCCCGAGGCCGAGTGGACCCAACTCCTCACCGGCGCCGAACAGCTCACCGAACTGCGCCGCCGGATGAGCAGGCTGCTGGTCATCCCGGACACCGAACTGCCCGACGGCCTGCGCCGCCCGGTCAGCCGGATCGGAGTACCGGTGGAATGGCAGGAAACCGGCCGCGCCCGCTTCGTCGGCTCGCTCTCGGACCGCGTCCACCCCGCCATCCCCTGA
- a CDS encoding potassium-transporting ATPase subunit C has protein sequence MKNLFNQAAAGLRVLLVMTVLLGVAYPLGVWAVSRIPGLQANAEGSVVTKDGQAVGSALIGVDPVAADPAADPWFHTRPSAAADASTSGGSNKSGFNEDLVTEVAERRSAIAAREGVDPSRVPPDAVTASASGLDPSISVAYAELQVPRVARHTGVAPDRVAELVREHTSGVIPGVNVLQLNLAVQQVTGR, from the coding sequence GTGAAGAACCTGTTCAACCAGGCGGCCGCGGGACTGCGCGTGCTGCTGGTGATGACCGTGCTGCTCGGCGTGGCCTACCCGCTCGGGGTGTGGGCGGTCTCCCGCATCCCCGGGCTGCAGGCCAACGCCGAGGGCTCGGTGGTCACGAAGGACGGCCAGGCGGTCGGCTCGGCGCTGATCGGGGTGGACCCGGTGGCCGCCGATCCGGCGGCCGACCCGTGGTTCCACACCCGGCCCTCGGCCGCCGCCGACGCGTCGACCTCGGGCGGGTCCAACAAGTCCGGGTTCAACGAGGACCTGGTCACCGAGGTCGCCGAGCGCCGGTCGGCGATCGCCGCCCGGGAGGGCGTGGATCCGTCGCGGGTGCCGCCCGACGCGGTCACCGCCTCGGCGTCCGGCCTGGACCCGTCGATCAGCGTGGCCTACGCCGAGCTGCAGGTCCCGCGCGTGGCCCGCCACACCGGGGTGGCCCCCGATCGGGTGGCCGAACTGGTCCGCGAGCACACCAGCGGGGTGATCCCGGGGGTGAATGTGCTGCAACTCAACCTCGCCGTGCAGCAAGTCACGGGCCGGTGA
- a CDS encoding acylphosphatase, which yields MVFADVGHDGFVSEEQEAVRLTAWVHGQVQGVGFRWWTRSRALELGLVGSAGNLVDGRVEVVAEGRRDHCERLLAALRSGGSPGRVDTVVERWSTPRGGLTTFVER from the coding sequence ATGGTATTTGCCGACGTAGGGCACGATGGGTTCGTGAGCGAGGAACAGGAGGCCGTGCGCCTCACCGCGTGGGTGCACGGACAGGTCCAGGGCGTCGGTTTCCGCTGGTGGACGCGCAGCCGGGCGCTGGAGCTCGGCTTGGTCGGCAGCGCGGGCAACCTGGTCGACGGTCGTGTCGAGGTGGTAGCGGAGGGTAGGCGGGACCACTGTGAGCGGCTCCTGGCCGCCCTTCGGTCCGGTGGGTCACCCGGTCGAGTGGACACGGTGGTGGAGCGCTGGAGCACTCCGCGTGGTGGCCTGACCACCTTCGTCGAGCGCTGA
- a CDS encoding response regulator has translation MSTVLVVDDEPQIVRALRINLSARGYKVITAHDGSAALRAVAETKPDVVVLDLGLPDMDGNEVIAGLRGWTTVPIIVLSARGDSADKVAALDAGADDYVTKPFGMDELLARLRAAVRRSAVTGAEDGSAVVETDAFTIDLAAKKVLRDGAEVHLTKTEWGVLELLVRNRGRLVAQKQLLHEVWGPSYDTESHYLRVYLAQLRRKLEPEPSRPRHLLTEPGMGYRFEA, from the coding sequence ATGAGCACGGTGCTGGTGGTGGACGACGAGCCGCAGATCGTGCGGGCGCTGCGGATCAACCTGTCCGCGCGGGGGTACAAGGTGATCACCGCGCACGACGGTTCCGCCGCGCTGCGCGCGGTCGCCGAGACCAAGCCGGACGTGGTGGTGCTCGACCTCGGATTGCCGGACATGGACGGCAACGAGGTGATCGCCGGGCTGCGCGGGTGGACCACGGTGCCGATCATCGTGCTGTCCGCGCGGGGCGATTCGGCGGACAAGGTGGCGGCGCTGGACGCGGGCGCGGACGACTACGTGACCAAGCCGTTCGGCATGGACGAGCTGCTGGCGCGGTTGCGCGCGGCGGTGCGCCGGTCCGCGGTGACCGGCGCCGAGGACGGCAGCGCGGTGGTGGAGACGGACGCGTTCACCATCGACCTGGCCGCGAAGAAGGTCCTGCGGGACGGTGCCGAGGTGCACCTGACGAAGACGGAATGGGGGGTGCTGGAGCTGCTGGTGCGCAACCGGGGGCGCCTGGTGGCGCAGAAGCAGCTGCTGCACGAGGTCTGGGGCCCGTCGTACGACACGGAGTCGCACTACCTGCGGGTGTACCTGGCGCAGCTGCGGCGGAAGCTGGAGCCGGAGCCTTCGCGGCCGCGGCACCTGCTGACCGAACCGGGCATGGGCTACCGCTTCGAAGCCTGA